The following coding sequences lie in one Monomorium pharaonis isolate MP-MQ-018 chromosome 1, ASM1337386v2, whole genome shotgun sequence genomic window:
- the LOC105828264 gene encoding enhancer of rudimentary homolog translates to MSHTILLVQPGVRPETRTYSDYESINECMEGVCKIYEEHLKRRNPNTPTITYDISQLFDFVDQLTDLSCLVYQKSTNTYAPYNKDWIKEKIYVLLRRAAGHGE, encoded by the exons tcCCATACAATACTGCTAGTACAGCCGGGCGTCAGACCTGAAACAAGAACATATTCTGATTATGAAAGCATCAATGAATGTATggaag gtgtctgtaaaatttatgaagaGCACTTGAAAAGACGAAATCCGAATACTCCAACCATTACTTATGACATTAGTCAGCTATTCGACTTCGTTGATCAATTAACGGATTTGTCTTGTCTTGTATATCAAAAATCAACCAATACCTATGCTCCCTATAATAAGGATTGGATCaaagaaaagatatatgtattattgcGTAGAGCTGCAGGACATGGcgaataa